The Stenotrophomonas sp. ASS1 genome segment GCGCAGGTGCCGATCATCGCGCTCACCGCCAGCGTGATGGAAAGCACCCGCGAAGCCTGTCGTGCGGCTGGCATCGACCACTTCCTGGCCAAGCCGGTGGAGCCGCACGCACTGCGGGCGCTGCTGGCGGCATTGCTGGTACCGGACTCAGTGGGCCAGTAGCCGCACGATGCTGGCGGCGGCATCGCGGCCTTCGGCCACGGCGGTCACCACCAGGTCAGCACCGCGCACCGCGTCACCACCGGCGAACAGGCGCGGATGCGCGGTCTGGAATGGCAGGCGGTCCTTGCCGCCGGCCACGATGCGGCCGTTGGACTGGCCTTCCACGCCCAGCTCGGCCAGCCACGCCGGCACGCTCGGCGAGAAGCCGAAGGCGATGATCACCACGTCCGCTTCCAGCAGCGATTCACTGCCTTCGATCGGCACGGCGTTCTGGCGGCCGTTGGCATCGGGCTCGCCCAGCCGGGTTTCGACTACGGTCACGCCGATCACTTCATCGTCGGCGCCGGCTTCGATCGACAGCGGCTGCCGGTTGAACAGGAAGCGCACGCCTTCTTCGCGGGCATTGGCCACTTCGCGCGCGCTGCCGGGCATGTTGGCTTCGTCGCGGCGATAGGCACAGGTGACCTTGGCCGCGCCCAGCCGCACCGCGCTGCGCACGCAGTCCATGCCGGTATCGCCGCCACCTAGCACCACCACGCGCTTGCCGTTGAGGTCGGGCAGGGCAATGGTGTCTTCCCAGCCGGCAATCGGCCGACCCTTCGGGTCATCGCCGCCGACGATGCGGCTGTTCTGCACCAGGAATGGCAGCGCCGGCAGCACGCCCTTCAGGTCCTGGCCGTCGAGGCCACCATCGGTGTAGCGGTAGGCGCCGGTGCCGACGAACACCGCGTCGTGGCTGTCCAGCAGCTGCTGCACGCTCAGGTCACGGCCGATCTCCACGCCGAGGCGGAACTGCACGCCCATGCCCTCCAGCACTTCGCGGCGGCGGTGGATCACGTCCTTGTCCAGCTTGAAGCTGGGAATGCCGAACTGCAGCAGGCCGCCGATCTGCTCATAGCGGTCGTAGACCACGGCGGCAATGCCAGCGCGGGCGAGGCGATCGGCGCAGGCCAGGCCGGCTGGACCGGCGCCGATCACCGCCACGCTGTGGCCGCTGGGCTGCACCGCGCCCAGGTCAGGGCGCCAGCCGCTGGCCAGCGCGGTATCGACGATGTACTTCTCCACCGCACCGATGGTGACCGCACCGAATTCCTCCAGCGTGCAGCTGCCCTCGCACAGTCGATCCTGCGGGCAGACCCGGCCGCACACTTCCGGCAGCGGGTTGGTGCTGTGGCACAGCGTGGCGGCTTCATGGATGCGGTTCTCCTGCACCAGCTGCAGCCACTGCGGAATGGCGTTGTGCACCGGGCACTTCCAGCTGCAGTAGGGGTTGCCGCAGTCCAGGCAGCGGCCGGCCTGGTACTGGGCGTCCTCCTTGCCGAACTTGCCATACAGCTCGCCCCAGTCGCCGGACGTGCGCAGTTCCACCGGAATGCGCTGCGGCATGGTGCGGGGCAGGTCGAGGAACTGGAAGGCGTGCTTGCGGCTCATGGCGGGCTCTGGAATGCGGGGGGGAACGTTGCCGGCCAGCGGCCGGCACTACGTGATCCTGGGATGCCGGCCAGCGGCCGGCACTACCGTTACGCGGCGCGTCGCAGGGTTTCGGTCAGCGACTCGATGCTGGCGGCCTTCGGTTTGACCAGCCAGAACTTGCCGATGTAGTCGCGGAACTCGTCCAGGATCTGCTGCGCCCAGATGCTGCCGGTCAGCTCGCGATGGCGGCCGATCAGGCGGTGCAGGTGCTGGCGGTAGTTCTCGAAGCCTTCGGCGGACACGCGATGGATGTCGATCAGCTCGTGGTTGTAGCGGTCGACGAAGTCGCGGTCGACGTCCAGCACGTAGGCCAGCCCGCCGGTGAAACCCGCACCGAAGTTCAGGCCGACCTTGCCCAGCACCAGCACCACGCCATCAGTCATGTACTCGCAGCAGTGGTCACCGGCGCCTTCCACCACCGCCAGCGCGCCGGAATTGCGCACGGCGAAACGTTCGCCGGCACGACCGGCAGCGAACAGTTCACCGCCGGTGGCACCGTACAGGCAGGTGTTGCCGATGATGGCGGTGCTGCGTGCCTCGAAGCGGGCGCCGCGCGGCGGACGCACCACCAGGCGGCCGCCGGCCATGCCCTTGCCCACGTAGTCGTTGGCTTCGCCTTCCACCTCCAGGTGCAGGCCACCGACGTTGAACGCGCCGAAGCTCTGCCCGGCACTGCCGCGGAAGCGCAGTTCCAGCGGTGCCTCGGCCATGCCCTGGTTGCCGTGTGCGCGTGCCACCGCACCGGCCAGGCGGGTGCCGATGCTGCGGTCGGTGTTGTGGATCAGGAAGCGGTGTTCGCCACCGCGCTTGTGTTCGATGGCCGGGGCCAGCAGGCCGTCCATCTGCGTGGCCAGGCTGTCCGGCGATTCGTACAGGCGCTGCGCGGCACAGTGACTGCCCTCGTAGCGGGCATCGGCCAGCAGGCGTGACAGGTCCACGCGCACGCCGTCGCGCGGCGCCGCCTCGATCTGCCGCAGCAGGTCGGTGCGGCCGACGATCTCTTCCAGCGAACGCGCACCCAGGTACGACAGCCAGCCACGCACTTCCTCGGCCAGCAGGCGGAAGAAATTCTCCACGCGCTCGGGCTGGCCGGTGAAGTGGTTCTCGCGCAGGCGCTCGTCCTGGGTGGCCACGCCGGTGGCGCAGTTGTTGAGGTGGCAGATGCGCAGGTACTTGCAGCCCAGCACGATCATCGGTGCGGTGCCGAAGCCGAAGCTGTCCGCGCCCAGCAGCGCGGCCTTGACTACGTCCAGGCCGGTCTTCAGGCCGCCGTCGGTCTGCAGCAGGGTGCGCCCGCGCAGGTCGTTGGCCAGCAGCGCCTGGTGCGCTTCGGCCACGCCCAGTTCCCACGGCACGCCGGCATAACGGATCGAGCTGACCGGCGAGGCGCCGGTGCCGCCGTCATGGCCGGAAATGGTGATCAGGTCCGCACCGGCCTTGACCACGCCGGCGGCGATCGTGCCCACACCGGCATGGCTGACCAGCTTCACCGACACCAGCGCGGTCGGGTTGACCTGCTTGAGGTCGTAGATCAGCTGCGCCAGGTCTTCGATCGAATAGATGTCGTGGTGCGGCGGCGGCGAGATCAGGCCGATGCCTGGACGCGCGTAGCGCAGCCGCGCGATCAGCTCGTTGACCTTGTGCCCAGGCAGCTGGCCGCCTTCGCCGGGCTTGGCGCCCTGCGCGACCTTGATCTGCAGCACTTCGGCATTGACCAGGTATTCGGCGGTGACGCCGAAGCGGCCCGAGGCCACCTGCTTGATCTTGCTGCGCTTGGCGGTGCCATAGCGGGCGGGATCCTCACCGCCTTCGCCGGAATTGCTGCGACCACCGAGGCGGTTCATGGCGATGGCCAGCGCTTCATGCGCTTCCGGAGACAGGGCGCCGAGACTGATGGCGGCGGTATCGAAGCGCGGGAACAGCTCGCTGGCCGGCGCCACGTCATCGAGTGGTGTCGGCGCAGCGGCCGGCACCAGCTGCAGCAGGTCGCGCAGTGCCGACGGCGGACGCGCGTGCACGGCATCGCAGTACTGCTGCCAGGCACGCGGATCGCCGCTGCGCGCCGCGCGCTGCAGGGTGGTCACCACGTCCGGGTTGTACATGTGGTACTCGCCGCCGTGCACGTACTTCAGCAGGCCGCCGACATCCACGTCCTGCTGCGCATCCCAGGCCTGCGCGCACAGCTCGCGTGCGTCGGCATCCAGGCGCGCGAAACCGGCACCACCGATGCGCGAAGCGGTATCCGGGAAGCACAGGTCCACGACTTCCGGTTCCAGGCCGATGATCTCGAACAGCTGCGCGCCGCGGTAGCTGGCCACGGTACAGATGCCCATCTTCGAGATGATCTTCGACAGGCCCTTGTAGACGCCCTTGCGGTAGCGGCGGCCGATCTGCGACTGCTCACCGCCCTTGCTGAGCTTGAGGATGCCGCGTCGGCCCAGATCGAACAGGGTCTGATAGGCCAGGTACGGATACACCGCGGTAGCGCCGAAGCCGAGCAGGCAGGCCATGTGGTGCGGGTCGCGCGCGGTGCCGGTCTCGACGATGAGATTCACGTCGCAGCGCAGGCCCAGCCGCGAGAGGTGATGGTGGATGGCGCTGGTGGCCAGCAGCGCATGCACCATCGGCCGTCCGGCCACCGGGTAGCGGTCAGACAGCAGCAGCATCACCATGCCGTCGCGCGCGGCCTGTTCGGCCTCGGCACAGATGCGCTCGATGCCGGCACGCAGGCCCTCGTCTTCGCTGTAGGACAGGTCGAGCAGGCGGTTGGCCTGCACGTACTGGTCCATCTTCAGCAGCTGGCGCAGCTTGCGCTGGCTGAGCACCGGCGAATTGAGGATGACGTGGTTCACCGTCTCCGGGCCGGCATGGAAGATGTTGGTCTCCTTGCCGAGCTGGGTGGACAGCGACATCGCGCAGTCTTCACGCAGCGGGTCGATCGGCGGGTTGGTGACCTGCGCGAAGGCCTGGCGGAAATAGTCGTACAGTGGACGGCTGCGCTGGCTCAGCACCGCCATCGGCGTGTCGTCGCCCATCGAACCGGTGGCTTCCTGTTCGGTCTCGGCCAGCGGCCGCAGCACCTGTTCCACTTCCTCGCTGCTGAGCTGGTAGAGCTTGTGGTAGCTGCGCAGGGTGCCTTCGTCGAAGGGTTCCTCCACCAGCGACGGGTCGATCAGTTCGGTCTGCAGGTAGGTCACGCCCTGCTGCAGCCATTGCTTGTACGGCGCGCGACCGCGGTTGATGCGATCCACCGCATCGGAGTCGAGCAGGTCGCCGCGCTTGAGGTCGATGGCGATCATCTCGCCCGGGCCGAGCTTGCCCTTGCGCACCACGCGCTCGGTCGGCACTTCCCACACACCCGCTTCGGAGGCGACCAGGAAGTGGCGGTCGGCGGTCAGCATCCAGCGCGCCGGGCGCAGGCCGTTGCGGTCGAGGGTACATACGGCGTAGCGGCTGTCGCAGGCGACGATGCCGGCCGGGCCATCCCACGGCTCGCTGTTGAGCCCATGGAACTCGTAGAAGGCGGCCAGGTCCGGATCCTTGAATTCCAGCGACTGGGTGGCCGGCGGCACCAGGATGCGCAGCGCCTGGATCAGCTCCATGCCACCGGCCACCATCAGCTCCAGCATGTTGTCCAGGCTCTGCGAGTCAGAGCCGTGCATGGAGATGACGGGGTCGAATTCACCGATATCGAAGCGCGGCGTCTTCCACACCTTGCTGCGCGCCTGCGCCCAACGCCGGTTGCCTTCGATGGTGTTGATCTCGCCGTTGTGGGCGAGCATGCGGAACGGGTGCGCCAGCGGCCAGCGCGGAAGCGTGTTGGTGGAGAAGCGCTGGTGGAACACGATCGCGCTGGAGGCCAGCTCGCGGCGCTGCAGGTCCGGGAAGAAACGGCTGAGCTTGTCCGGCAGCACCATGCCCTTGTAGCTGATCGCATCCGGGGTGAGGGTGGTGACGTAGAAGTCGGCGTGTCCGCGCAGCTGCTGTTCGCTGCGGCGACGGGCCAGGAACAGCGCCAGCGCGAAGCCGGCATCGTCCTGGCCGATGCCGGCGTCGACGAACACCTGCTCGATGCGCGGCAGCGTGTCGCGCGCCAGCTGGCCGCAGACGCTGTCATCGGTGGGCACCTCACGCCAGCCGGCGACCTTGCAGCCGACCGCTTCCACCTGCGCCTGCAGCTGCGCGCGGCAGGCCTGCGCCGCGTCGGCGTCGTGCGGCAGGAACACCAGGCCGGCGGCGAAACGCGCAGCGACCGCGATGCCGGCTTCGCTGGCCAGCAGTTTCAGGAACGCATCGGGGCGGCGCAGCAGCAGGCCGCAGCCATCGCCGGTCAGGCCATCGGCGGCGACACCGCCACGGTGGGTCATGCGCGAAAGCGCGGCGATGGCGGTATCAACCAACAGGCGCGATGGTTGATCGTCGAGCTGGGCGACCATGCCAAATCCACAGGCATCGCGCTCGGAGCGCGGGTCGTAAAGCCCTTGGCGGTTGCGGGGGGCCATCTCTACCTCGATGCGGAATGAATTGAACGGGGACACTCAAGCCCGCTCAATCCCTGGAGCGCATCGTGAGGCCACCGGATGCCTCGACTAGAGCACAGGTTGCTGCAACGCCGCAATACACGGTTGCAGGTGCAACAGAACGCGCCGGCAACCCAGTGCCGGCGCGGGGCCGGACTCAGCCGCAGCGCGCGCCGCTGACGGCGCCCTTGGCGTCCACTTCGATGTTCAGGCGGTCGCCGAGGAACTCCATCGTGGCCACGTCGTTGGGCTTGAGCACGCGCACCTGGTTGGCGCCGGCATCTTCCTGCGCCTGCTTGCCCAGCGCGTCGGTGTAGGTCTGGCCGACCAGGCTCTGCACCTGGCTGGCATCGCAGGTGCCGACCGGCGGAGCCTCGGTGGCCTTGCCGGCTTCGTCGGCCGGCGCCTTGGCGGCTTCGGCGGCCTGCTGGGCGTGGGCCGTGGCCGAATCCTGTTCATCCAGCGCCGGTGCCTGGCAGGCGGTCAGCGCCAGCACGGCCGGCAGCAACAGGGCGGAGAGCGAACGGGCGCGAATCGGGAACGACATCATGACTCCGGAAGGGGTTGTGAAGACCCGAGCATAGCGGCGAACCGGCCCTCACGTGTTTGTCTTGCGTTATCGACAGGATCGCGGCATGGCGACGGCGACACTACCGACATGCCAACCCCCTCTACTCCCGAACGACAGGCCGCACGCGCGGCCGGCCTGCGCTATGTCGACGATACCCAGCCGGGCATCAGCCGGCGCCGCGCCGGCAAGGGTTTCAGCTACCGCGATGCCGATGGTCACGCGATACGCGACGCCACCACCCTGCAACGCATCCGTGCGCTGGCGATTCCGCCGGCGTATACCGCCGTATGGATCTGCGCCCACGCCAACGGCCACCTGCAGGCCACCGGCCGCGATGCACGCGGACGCAAGCAGTACCGCTACCACGCCGACTGGGCCAAGGAGCGCGACGCCGGCAAGTTCGACCGCATCATCGCCTTTGGCGAGGCCTTGCCCACGCTGCGGCGGCGGTTGTCGCGGGATCTCAAGCGACCTGGGTTTCCGCAGGAAAAGGTGCTGGCCATGGTGGTGGCGCTGTTGGCGGACACCCTGGTGCGGGTCGGCAATGAAACCTATGCACAACAGAACCGTTCGTTCGGACTGACCACGCTGCGCAACCGCCATCTGGAGCTGCTGCGCGGCGGCCGGGTGCGCATGCGCTTCCGCGGCAAGTCCGGGCAGCTGCAGGAGGTGACCGTGGGCGACCGCAAGCTGGGACTGCTGGTGCGGCGCCTGCAGCAGCTGCCGGGGCAGGCGCTGTTCCAGTACCGCGATGACGACGGTGCGCTGCAGCCGGTGGATTCCGGCGCGGTGAACGACTACCTGCGCGAGGTGATGGGCGAGGACTTCACTGCCAAGGATTTCCGCACCTGGGGTGGCACGGTGGCGGCGGTGCAGGCGTTTGCCGCCACCGAACTGCCGGAACCGGCCAGTCAGCGCGCGCTGGCGCAGGCGCAGCGCGCGGTGGTGTGCGAAGTGGCATCGCTGCTGGGCAACACGCCGGCGGTGTGCCGCAAGGCCTACATCGACCCGTGCGTGTTCGCCGGCTGGGAGCGCGGTGAACTGGCCAAGCTGGCCGGCCTGCGTGGGCCGCGCCAGTGGGAGCAGGCCACCCTGCGCGTGCTGCGCAGGGCGCGCAGGCTCAGCCGCAGTAGATCGCGGTGATGTTGTTGGTGCGGCCCTTTTCGATGGTCAGGCGGTCGCCGCCTTCGCTGGCCGGCGGTACCCGCGGACCGTCATGGCGCAGCACCCGCACATGCAGGCTGTCGCTGTCCACGCGTGCGCGGGCCACGGTGGCATCCGAAGCGGCCAGGCCCAGTGCGCCGCGCACCATGTCGCTGTGGCACTGCCCGGAAATCACGCCGTCGATCGGCTGCACCTGGGCCATCGGTGTGCTGCTGCAGGCGGCGAGGGCGAAGCAGACGGCGGTGGTGGCGATGGCATGTTTCATGGTGGCGTTCCTTGTGTGGTTGCGTGCAGCGTGCGACGTCGCACGTGGTGGCGGAATGAATACCGTGCACATCGTGGACACGGTGCGCTCACTGCCGCCAACAGCATAGGTGGAGACACTGCAGGAGCGGCAAGGGCCGCCCCCGGTAGTGCCGGCCGCTGGCCGGCAGCCCCTTTCCCTCCCGAGGAGACCTGCATGGCCACCACCAAGAAAGCCCCCGTCCGCCGCAAAGCCTCGCCCAAGGTGCGCAAAGGCAGCACCGCAAGCAAGACTGTCGCCGCCCCCGATCGCCCGCGCGTGGTGAAGACCGCCACCCGTAAGGCGGCCGCCAGCGATCCACGCGCAGCGCGCGTCGCGGCCCGGCAGCGGCGCCTGCAGGACCAGGAGAAGGCCAAGGACGTGCGCGCGGCAAGGAAAGCCACGAAGAAGACCGCAACCCAGGCCGGCACACGCCGGCAACCGGAGTCGATGCCGGCGCAGCAGCTGGCCAAGC includes the following:
- a CDS encoding I78 family peptidase inhibitor encodes the protein MSFPIRARSLSALLLPAVLALTACQAPALDEQDSATAHAQQAAEAAKAPADEAGKATEAPPVGTCDASQVQSLVGQTYTDALGKQAQEDAGANQVRVLKPNDVATMEFLGDRLNIEVDAKGAVSGARCG
- a CDS encoding DNA topoisomerase IB; amino-acid sequence: MPTPSTPERQAARAAGLRYVDDTQPGISRRRAGKGFSYRDADGHAIRDATTLQRIRALAIPPAYTAVWICAHANGHLQATGRDARGRKQYRYHADWAKERDAGKFDRIIAFGEALPTLRRRLSRDLKRPGFPQEKVLAMVVALLADTLVRVGNETYAQQNRSFGLTTLRNRHLELLRGGRVRMRFRGKSGQLQEVTVGDRKLGLLVRRLQQLPGQALFQYRDDDGALQPVDSGAVNDYLREVMGEDFTAKDFRTWGGTVAAVQAFAATELPEPASQRALAQAQRAVVCEVASLLGNTPAVCRKAYIDPCVFAGWERGELAKLAGLRGPRQWEQATLRVLRRARRLSRSRSR
- the gltB gene encoding glutamate synthase large subunit → MAPRNRQGLYDPRSERDACGFGMVAQLDDQPSRLLVDTAIAALSRMTHRGGVAADGLTGDGCGLLLRRPDAFLKLLASEAGIAVAARFAAGLVFLPHDADAAQACRAQLQAQVEAVGCKVAGWREVPTDDSVCGQLARDTLPRIEQVFVDAGIGQDDAGFALALFLARRRSEQQLRGHADFYVTTLTPDAISYKGMVLPDKLSRFFPDLQRRELASSAIVFHQRFSTNTLPRWPLAHPFRMLAHNGEINTIEGNRRWAQARSKVWKTPRFDIGEFDPVISMHGSDSQSLDNMLELMVAGGMELIQALRILVPPATQSLEFKDPDLAAFYEFHGLNSEPWDGPAGIVACDSRYAVCTLDRNGLRPARWMLTADRHFLVASEAGVWEVPTERVVRKGKLGPGEMIAIDLKRGDLLDSDAVDRINRGRAPYKQWLQQGVTYLQTELIDPSLVEEPFDEGTLRSYHKLYQLSSEEVEQVLRPLAETEQEATGSMGDDTPMAVLSQRSRPLYDYFRQAFAQVTNPPIDPLREDCAMSLSTQLGKETNIFHAGPETVNHVILNSPVLSQRKLRQLLKMDQYVQANRLLDLSYSEDEGLRAGIERICAEAEQAARDGMVMLLLSDRYPVAGRPMVHALLATSAIHHHLSRLGLRCDVNLIVETGTARDPHHMACLLGFGATAVYPYLAYQTLFDLGRRGILKLSKGGEQSQIGRRYRKGVYKGLSKIISKMGICTVASYRGAQLFEIIGLEPEVVDLCFPDTASRIGGAGFARLDADARELCAQAWDAQQDVDVGGLLKYVHGGEYHMYNPDVVTTLQRAARSGDPRAWQQYCDAVHARPPSALRDLLQLVPAAAPTPLDDVAPASELFPRFDTAAISLGALSPEAHEALAIAMNRLGGRSNSGEGGEDPARYGTAKRSKIKQVASGRFGVTAEYLVNAEVLQIKVAQGAKPGEGGQLPGHKVNELIARLRYARPGIGLISPPPHHDIYSIEDLAQLIYDLKQVNPTALVSVKLVSHAGVGTIAAGVVKAGADLITISGHDGGTGASPVSSIRYAGVPWELGVAEAHQALLANDLRGRTLLQTDGGLKTGLDVVKAALLGADSFGFGTAPMIVLGCKYLRICHLNNCATGVATQDERLRENHFTGQPERVENFFRLLAEEVRGWLSYLGARSLEEIVGRTDLLRQIEAAPRDGVRVDLSRLLADARYEGSHCAAQRLYESPDSLATQMDGLLAPAIEHKRGGEHRFLIHNTDRSIGTRLAGAVARAHGNQGMAEAPLELRFRGSAGQSFGAFNVGGLHLEVEGEANDYVGKGMAGGRLVVRPPRGARFEARSTAIIGNTCLYGATGGELFAAGRAGERFAVRNSGALAVVEGAGDHCCEYMTDGVVLVLGKVGLNFGAGFTGGLAYVLDVDRDFVDRYNHELIDIHRVSAEGFENYRQHLHRLIGRHRELTGSIWAQQILDEFRDYIGKFWLVKPKAASIESLTETLRRAA
- a CDS encoding FAD-dependent oxidoreductase, producing the protein MSRKHAFQFLDLPRTMPQRIPVELRTSGDWGELYGKFGKEDAQYQAGRCLDCGNPYCSWKCPVHNAIPQWLQLVQENRIHEAATLCHSTNPLPEVCGRVCPQDRLCEGSCTLEEFGAVTIGAVEKYIVDTALASGWRPDLGAVQPSGHSVAVIGAGPAGLACADRLARAGIAAVVYDRYEQIGGLLQFGIPSFKLDKDVIHRRREVLEGMGVQFRLGVEIGRDLSVQQLLDSHDAVFVGTGAYRYTDGGLDGQDLKGVLPALPFLVQNSRIVGGDDPKGRPIAGWEDTIALPDLNGKRVVVLGGGDTGMDCVRSAVRLGAAKVTCAYRRDEANMPGSAREVANAREEGVRFLFNRQPLSIEAGADDEVIGVTVVETRLGEPDANGRQNAVPIEGSESLLEADVVIIAFGFSPSVPAWLAELGVEGQSNGRIVAGGKDRLPFQTAHPRLFAGGDAVRGADLVVTAVAEGRDAAASIVRLLAH